AGAATTTCTAGCAAAACCAAATAGCATGGAAAAATTAAAACGCCCAGTTTACGTAAAAGCTGGTACCGATGATTTTTTTAAAAAGTTGCGCACAGAAGTGAACGAGACTGTTTTACAAAATTCATCCTTGTACCTGTTGAACATTATTAAGTCTCTAGGACTTGTAACTCTCTATTTTTTATTTTACTCCTGTATTTTACTGTTTGGAAACAGTACTTCATTATTATTTCTTTTTTACATTCTCTGTGGTATTACCATGATTGTGCTTTTTATAAATGCCTTTCACGATGCTGCGCATGGTGCACTTTTTAAAAAACCGGTATATAATGAGCGATTTATGTATATTCTGGAGCTTTTTGGAGGAAATCACTGGCTTTGGACCCGTAGACACATAAATCTTCATCATGCATATCCAAATGTACCAGATTGGGATATCGATATCAAACAAAGTGATATAATCAGGATATTCCCCAATAGTCCATTGTTCAATTATCACAAATATCAGCACATTTATATGTGGATGATATATCCGCTATACAGTCTTAATTGGATTTATATTCGTGATTTTAAAGACTTCTTTGGAAATAAGAATAATTACGTCAAAAAAGTAGTGGATAAAATCCCCACGATTGAAGTATATAAGCTATTTGTGGCTAAAATTATAAATCTGATTTATATGCTTTTTATACCTATGTGGCTCTTAAATCAGCCTTGGTATATGATTTTAGGAGCTTGGTTTGCCATGCATTTGTGCGGAAGCGCTTTAGGAGTTGTGGCATTAGTATCGACACATGTAGACGAAGATGCGCATTTTCCGGGGACAGATGAGGAGGGACATCTTTCTGATACATGGGCAATGCATCAAATGATTGTAACCAAAGATTTTAGTACTAATAGCAAACTTGCCAATTTTTTATACGGAGGTTTTACCCATCATGTTGCGCATCATCTTTTTCCTGGTGTCGCCCATACCTATTATCCTTATATCACTCCAATTATTATGCGCTATGCAGAAGAATATGATCTTCCGTACACTTCCTATCCGTTTTATCATGCCGTGCGTTCGCATTTCAGAATGTTAAGAGATAAAGGAGTTCAGGAAAATATCATGAATTTAGGAGAAATTTAGAGGTTGATAGTTCTAATATAAAAAAGCGGTGAAAACCGCTTTTTTACTCTTTACTCTTTACGTCACTCATTTTTGCATTTAAATCTTGCAGAAGAGAGTCTTTCAGGACAATTTTAAAATTATCTTCTGCAAAAACAGTTAGTTTAGATTCACTGAATTTATAGATGTTGATTTTATTGTTTTTTGTGTCAATAAACAGATCATAAGAATAAGTACTACAATCGTGTTGTTTGCATCCGCTGGCATGCAAAATATCACCTTGTTTAGTAAAAGGAGTCTCAGTATTCCAGTTTTTAACCATTTCATCGTAATTAGAACCTAGTAATGTTTTTAATCTCGGGGTAACACTACTTTTTGATAAGAAGTTACTTCCAACCACACTTTTGCCTACCAAAGTGCTAAGCGTATCTAATGGATGCGTTACTGCAGAATCCGATTTTAACGATTCGGTAATAATTGAAGTCGAATCTGTTGTTGGAACACTTTTAATGGCATCTTTTTTACAGGAAGATAACATGAAAACACTCCATGCAGCTATAAATAAATGTTTCGTTCTTTTGTTCATAGGATCTGAATTTTTGAATTAAATATTTGATTTATAAATTCTTATTGAGCTAATTTAATGAAAAAACATCAATTGATGGTTTTAAAATAAAAGGTAATTATGGAGTAATTGCGAAAAAAGAATGGCTTTTTTATTGCATTGCTTTGTATCAATTTTAAAAATTGGAAGATATTAAACTAAAGATTGCATTTTTTTGATTAATTTCAATTTTCTAATAAGCCCCGTTATGTCACAATTTATTAAGACCACATTTCTTTTCGTTTCTCTTTTTTGGATCACTTTTTCAAATGCCCAAAATGAGGCTTATACAGGTCACACAAAAGAAACAATTTCAGATACTACTTTTGTTAACTTAAAAGACTACAGTTCCGATTTTATATATGATATGAAGTATGCGACCGAAGATAATTTTTTAAAAGCCAAAGTTTATGACTGCGCAGAGTGTTTTTTACGTTTAAAAACAGTTCAGGCGCTTATTGCAGCAAATAATGATTTTAAGAAAAAAGGATTCAAAATAAAATTGTACGATTGTTACCGACCATTGTCAATACAAAAAAAAATGTGGGAGATTGTATCCAATCCTGAGTATGTGGCAGATCCAAAAAAAGGCTCCATCCACAATAGAGGAGGAGCCGTAGATATTTCTTTGGTGGATCGTAATGGTAAAGAAGTTGATATGGGAACCGCTTTTGATTTCTTCGGAAGCAAAGCCAGTCACAATTATACCGATCTTCCAAAAGGAGTAAAATCGAACAGAAAGTTTCTAAAGAAAATAATGATTCAAAACGGTTTCAATTCTTTTGATTCTGAATGGTGGCACTATAATTTAAAAACAGGTCTTAAAGATAAGGTTTCCAATCAAAAATGGGAATGTAAATAGTTATTCAACACATCTGATATTCTGAATAAAGTAAGTGTCAGGATTAGTGACCTTGCCATTCATTTCAGAAGTCAATTCATTTTTAACGATATAATCTTCAATGTCAGTAAGGTATTTAATACGCATAAGTGATACTGGTGATTTTTTAAGTTCTTCAAAATTATCTTTCATAAACATGAAAATTCCGGTATTTACACGATTGTCAAATTCTCCATTATGGATAAGAGTACCACAGTTTTCCTGATCGATGTGCATTAATGTTACTACTTTTCCGTTTTGTAATTGTAGAAATACTCTCGAATTTTTGTCAAAGCATTTCGCTTTAATAAAATCTTTGCTTTTTTGAATAAGCTGTAAGTTTAATGTTGGCAAACCATCTGTTTGTGCCAGTGAGAAAAAGATATAATTTGAAGTTGCTCCAAAGTTTTTTTCACTCATTAAATATTCGTTTGTTATTTTATAAGTACCAATCGAGTCTGTTACATTGGCACTGTATTCACATGGTTTTTGTGAAAATGCAGTAAGCGTTAATAGAAAAAAGGTTAGTGTAATTAGTTGTTTCATTTTTAAGTTATTTTTCTGCAAATTAAAACTATTTTGTTATCATTTTTATCAGTTGTAAAAAAACAATAAATATTTCCACCATTTTTTACTTTCCATTTTTTTCGGATGTTTTCTACTGTTTCCGGAAAATTTCGGGTTGTAATATTAGCCTGCTTATTTAGGAGCTCAGTTTTCATCTCATTTTTACTGAACGGAATCATCTTCTCGATTTCAAAAGTTCTTCCCGGAAAATCAATTAAATCTTCTGAAGTATATAAATGAGAGTGTTTGTGAAGCTTATTTATTTTAAAAGCTGAGCTAACTTCATCAAATCCGCCAGATTTCATGATGGCCGCATTGGGTTCGTAAAGATATTTCTGAGGTAAATGATAGGATAGAAATTCACTTTCGTCATTCAAAATAAAATCAAAAGTTTCTGTTTTTTCTTTGAGAATATTGGCCGTTTTTAAGCTGATTTTGCCTGAATAATTTTTGTGAATTTCAAATAGTAATTCCTTTACTTCATTTTCAAGCGCAATAATATGAATATTTTTAACGAATTTCAATTCAGACAAACCTGCTGAAATATCCAATAATGGAGCCGTTTTTATTAAAATGGAATTCGTTTTTTCAAAATAAAAGTCTAAAGAATCAGGAACATTTGGCAAACAGTCTTTTAGCATGAAAACTTTGCCTTTTGCATCATTTCTTCTGGACGGGTCAATATAAATCCAGTCCCATTTTGTTTCAGATTCTTTTAAAATATTAGCAGAATCACCGGCATAACAAAAACAGTTTTTTACATTTAATTGCTGCAAATTATGCTTTACAACCGAAGATAATTCTTCATTGATTTCGCAATGGGCAACAACTTTAAACTTTTTTGCAAAATAATAATCATCTACTCCAAAACCTCCGGTAAGGTCAATTATAGTTTCGCCTTCAATTAGCGAAGATTTGTAAGCTGCAGTTTTTTCAGATGAGGTTTGTTCAATAGAAATTTTACTGGGATAAACGATATTTTCAGTCGAAAACCAGGTTGGTAGTTTCTCTTTTGCTTTTGTTTTAGCTTCAATCTGATTTAAAATCAAAATCCAGTCTACTTCAGGAAAAGGATTTTTCTGAAGGGCTAATTTTGTAATTGATGCACCACAATTTTGGGAGATAAAATCCTGAATATTCTGGTGCAGAATTGAAGTGTTCAATGTTAAATTCTTTCGGTTAATACGGAGACAATTTTGTTGTCAGGAAAAAATTCTTTTAAAATTACTTTAACCATTGTAAAAACCGGAATGGCAATAATCATTCCCACAATTCCAAAGGTTATACCACTTATTAAAGTAATTAAGAATATTTCTAACGGATGCGAATTTACACTTTTTGATGAAATTATGGGCTGACTAATATTATTATCAATAGCCTGAACCAATAAAAAGCCTATGATTACATAGATTGTTGTTGGTAAAATTTCTGATTGAAAATCCTGACCGATTAAACTAATCATAGTTAAAATCCCGGCCAATATAGTTCCGATAATCGGACCAATATAAGGTATAACATTTAGGATGGCGCATAAAAAGGCAATTACAAAAGCATTTTTATTTCCAAAAATCATTAAAACAATAAGATACAAAATAAAAACAACCGTTAATTGAAGTAGTAAACCAATAAAATAGCGGGTTAAGAAATGATTTATTTTTGCGATTGAGTTTAAAATTTTATCCTCGTTGGTGTCAGGAAGAATTTTTCGGGCACTTACTTTAAATGCCTCCTGATCTTTAATAAAGAAAAAAGTAATAAAAAAGACAGAAACTAATCCCATTCCAAGATCAGCCATAAAACCTATAATTGAGTTTAGAAAACCAGTAAAATAAGTAAAATCTATTATAGAAGTTATTTTAGAATCTTTTAAAACTTTATTCAAATCGACATGCTGAATATTGAAATAGGTTTCTATACTGCGTTCTGTCTGAATAAATTGATTTTGTAAATTATTGGTATCCAATAAAGATAGATTATTGGCCTGAGAAATAATTAAGGGCACAAATAACAATATAAAACCAACTATTGCCAGAATAAATAAAATAAGAGCGGTTGTGGCTGCTAGTGAGTTGCTGAATTTTAATTTATTTTTTAAAAACTGTACTAAAGGATTCGCAATCAAACACAGTATTAGTGAGATACATAAGTAAACAATTACGGTTTGTATTTCATACAGAAAATATAAAACGATCGCGATAACAAGTATGGTAGCTAAAGCTCTTAAAATTCCGTTTGAAATAATTTTCGAAGTTATCATATTTTAGTTTTAGAGCATAAATATAGGAAAAAGCTTTGGAAATTTTTATTGAAGCAAAAAAAAGCGAGATGGTTTACATCTCGCTTTTATATACAATTTCTTTAGCTGTTATTGAGCAAAAGAATATCTTGCGCCTCCACTTGTGAAAATTGCAGAAATTCTGCTTTTTTGACCGTTTGAGAACATGTACATTGCATTGTCATCTACATAATCCATATAGTTCATTGTCATCTCTACAGGAGTACCAGAACAAGTACTGTAGTGAGGATATGCAGGAACGCCGTAGTTTGCAGTGTTGTGAGTTGGAGTATCAGCAACTAAGTCGCTTCCGCAATTAGCATCTCCCCAAATGTGACGTAAATTCATCCAGTGACCCACTTCGTGAGTAGCAGTTCTTCCTAAGTTGTAAGGAGCACTTGCAGAACCAGACAATCCAAAGTATTTAGAATCAATTACAACTCCATCTGTAGCAGAAGCTCCTCCTGGAAATTGTGCATAACCTAAAATTCCGCCTCCAATAGTACAAGCCCACATATTAAGCTTAGTAGTAGGAGAAGTTGGTGCTAAACCACCTTGTGCCGTTTTTTTCATGGCATCATTTGTTCCCCAAGAAGTTTTTGTAGTCGATTTTCTAATAACCTGATCTAGAACAAATGTAATTCCTACATTAGCTTTTACACCTGCAAAAAGTGCAGGAACACTGTTGAAATCTGAATTTAGGGCATTAAAATCTTTGTTTAAAACATCAATCTGAGATTGAATTTGTGCGTTTGAGATATTCTCTGCTGTTGTTTTGTACAAAACGTTTACAACAACTGGAATTTCAATTTTACCGTTTACTAAACGACCTGTCATAAGTTGTTTGTTAGTAAAAGCTTCAATTTCATTCATTCTGATTGCCAACATTGGGTCAGCTTTTAATTGAGCTTCTAAAACATCCTGACTTGCGCAAGTACGAAGAGTTGCTTTTGCTGCTGCTTCAGAATTTGAACTGTCAGTTTGGTCGTTCTGACAAGAAAACAGCACTAATGCTGTAAATGCGGTAATAAAAATTTTTTTCATAATAATTTGGGTTTTTGTTATAAAAAATTATAATTGGTTAATTATGTGGCAATTTTATAACAAAAAAATATTATGAAAAAATATTACAAAGATTATTTTGTCAGAAATTTTACAAACCCTTACAAATACTGATTCCTACAAAAAAAGCGTTAAAAATATTAATAAGTTTTTTCTTTCTTTGTTTATTTTATGCATTTTATCGTGATTATGTGTATTTTAACGATAATTTCAACAAATTAAATTGATGTAAAGTCGAAATGATGTTTCGCAGGAATTTTTCA
The sequence above is drawn from the Flavobacterium sp. N2038 genome and encodes:
- a CDS encoding fatty acid desaturase family protein — translated: MEKLKRPVYVKAGTDDFFKKLRTEVNETVLQNSSLYLLNIIKSLGLVTLYFLFYSCILLFGNSTSLLFLFYILCGITMIVLFINAFHDAAHGALFKKPVYNERFMYILELFGGNHWLWTRRHINLHHAYPNVPDWDIDIKQSDIIRIFPNSPLFNYHKYQHIYMWMIYPLYSLNWIYIRDFKDFFGNKNNYVKKVVDKIPTIEVYKLFVAKIINLIYMLFIPMWLLNQPWYMILGAWFAMHLCGSALGVVALVSTHVDEDAHFPGTDEEGHLSDTWAMHQMIVTKDFSTNSKLANFLYGGFTHHVAHHLFPGVAHTYYPYITPIIMRYAEEYDLPYTSYPFYHAVRSHFRMLRDKGVQENIMNLGEI
- a CDS encoding M15 family metallopeptidase, with the translated sequence MSQFIKTTFLFVSLFWITFSNAQNEAYTGHTKETISDTTFVNLKDYSSDFIYDMKYATEDNFLKAKVYDCAECFLRLKTVQALIAANNDFKKKGFKIKLYDCYRPLSIQKKMWEIVSNPEYVADPKKGSIHNRGGAVDISLVDRNGKEVDMGTAFDFFGSKASHNYTDLPKGVKSNRKFLKKIMIQNGFNSFDSEWWHYNLKTGLKDKVSNQKWECK
- a CDS encoding class I SAM-dependent methyltransferase produces the protein MNTSILHQNIQDFISQNCGASITKLALQKNPFPEVDWILILNQIEAKTKAKEKLPTWFSTENIVYPSKISIEQTSSEKTAAYKSSLIEGETIIDLTGGFGVDDYYFAKKFKVVAHCEINEELSSVVKHNLQQLNVKNCFCYAGDSANILKESETKWDWIYIDPSRRNDAKGKVFMLKDCLPNVPDSLDFYFEKTNSILIKTAPLLDISAGLSELKFVKNIHIIALENEVKELLFEIHKNYSGKISLKTANILKEKTETFDFILNDESEFLSYHLPQKYLYEPNAAIMKSGGFDEVSSAFKINKLHKHSHLYTSEDLIDFPGRTFEIEKMIPFSKNEMKTELLNKQANITTRNFPETVENIRKKWKVKNGGNIYCFFTTDKNDNKIVLICRKIT
- a CDS encoding AI-2E family transporter, producing the protein MITSKIISNGILRALATILVIAIVLYFLYEIQTVIVYLCISLILCLIANPLVQFLKNKLKFSNSLAATTALILFILAIVGFILLFVPLIISQANNLSLLDTNNLQNQFIQTERSIETYFNIQHVDLNKVLKDSKITSIIDFTYFTGFLNSIIGFMADLGMGLVSVFFITFFFIKDQEAFKVSARKILPDTNEDKILNSIAKINHFLTRYFIGLLLQLTVVFILYLIVLMIFGNKNAFVIAFLCAILNVIPYIGPIIGTILAGILTMISLIGQDFQSEILPTTIYVIIGFLLVQAIDNNISQPIISSKSVNSHPLEIFLITLISGITFGIVGMIIAIPVFTMVKVILKEFFPDNKIVSVLTERI
- a CDS encoding zinc metalloprotease, which gives rise to MKKIFITAFTALVLFSCQNDQTDSSNSEAAAKATLRTCASQDVLEAQLKADPMLAIRMNEIEAFTNKQLMTGRLVNGKIEIPVVVNVLYKTTAENISNAQIQSQIDVLNKDFNALNSDFNSVPALFAGVKANVGITFVLDQVIRKSTTKTSWGTNDAMKKTAQGGLAPTSPTTKLNMWACTIGGGILGYAQFPGGASATDGVVIDSKYFGLSGSASAPYNLGRTATHEVGHWMNLRHIWGDANCGSDLVADTPTHNTANYGVPAYPHYSTCSGTPVEMTMNYMDYVDDNAMYMFSNGQKSRISAIFTSGGARYSFAQ